GCGCTTGAGAACCTTGTTGGTCGCGGTGGACGGGAGCCCGGGCGCCAAGCGCACATATCGCGGCCAACCGGTTCGCGGCAGATCCTCCTGGGCGGCTAGAAACGCGGTGAAACCCGACGGCGTCAACGGCTCCCGCAGCACCAGCGCGGCCATCACCTCTTCGCTCCCGGAGGCGTCGCGGACGGCGTAAACGGCCACCTGGCTCACTGCGGGGTGCCGCTGCACGATCCGTTCGATGGGTGCCGCCGCCAGGTTCTCGCCATTGATCCGCATCCAGTCGGCTGTCCGCCCGGCCAGATAGATCCAGCCGTCTGCGTCCCGGTAAGCGAGATCGCCCGACCAATACATGCCGTGGCGCATCCGTTCACCGGTAGCCTCGTCGTCGTTGTAGTACCCCGAGAAAAAGCCTGCCCCTTGGGTATTCACCAACTCACCGACTGCTTCATCGGGATTGACCAGGATGCCGTGCGGATCGAACCGGGCCACGGCGCATTCGATCAACGTGTCGGAGTCGTAAATCGCGACACCGGGGAAGCCCTTGCCGATGGAACCCGTCGGCGTACCCTCCTCCCGGGTGACGATGACGGCATTCTCCGTCGAACCGAATCCGTCGTACACCTCGACATCGAATCGTCGAGCGAACTGGTCAATGTCGTTATCGCAGGCCTCGTTCCCGAACGCCACCCGCAATGGGTTGTCCGCATCATCGGGCCGTTCTTGTGTGGCGAGGAGGTATGCCAGTGGCTTGCCGACGTAGTTCATGTAAGTGGCGCGGACCTCCCGGATGTCCTGAAGAAAGCCCGATGCGGAGAATTTCGCCGGGGCCAGCGCGGCACCCGCTGCCGTTGCGACACCCCATCCGGCCAGCACGGCATTCGAATGAAACAACGGCATCGAGACATAGCAGACATCGTTGGGGCACAGCGAGAATCGGGATACCAGCGATTGAGCCGCGACGAGCACCATCATGTGTGTCACGAGAACTGCCTTCGGGTCACCGCTGGTCCCTGAGGTGAAGATCATCATGAAGGGGTCAAGGGCCGCGGCAGTCCGATACGGCTCCAGCGCGCCGGCCGCCTCGACATCGCGGCGCCAGCCCGTCCCGTCGACATCGATCACAACGACGTCAGATAGATCCAACGATTCGAGCAGAGGGCGATGCTCGCTGTCCACAAGCAGTAGCTGCACATCCGCCTTGCGGATATCGCGCACCAACCCCTCGCCACGACGAGTGTTGTTGATCGCGCACAGGATGTATCCGCCCTGAGCGGCCGCAGCCATCGCAATCGCCATCGCAGGGGTATTGCCCAGCAGGGTGCCGACGTGAAGAGGTCGCTGCGGGTCGGCCCGCCGAATCAGTGCTGCCGCCTGACGGTCCGCCTCGGCCACATACTCGCGCCAGGTCCACGTCGCACCTCGATACACGAGTGCAACGTTGTCATCGGTAGCCCGGGCACGCACCAGCTGCTGAATGGTCTCAGCCATGAACTGCTTCGGTCAGCGACGTCGACCGGACGCCCAGGTGTCTTGTCAGAAAGCCTATTTGGTGGGACACGACGGAGTCGAAGCACTCCTGGCCCTGATAGACGCCGAAGTGATCACAGGGGTAGTGGCGCACCTCGGCCCGTGCCTTGAAGGCGGCCTTGGCGGCGGCGTACGGTGGCGCGGCCCGATCGAAGTCGGCGATCTGTACCAGCGTGGGGCAGTTGATCCGCGCGGCATGGCGGGTGGGACGGTACGCGGCAAGTTGAGTGCCCACCGTCGCGTCGATCTCGTTGCGCCAAGAGGGTCCCGCGATCGCCAGATGCGCCTCGTAGTACCCGTCCGATGTCAACGCCGCGAGCTCTCCCGCATGCCCGACGATCGGAATGGTCTGCTGGTGACGTCCCACCCGGCTGCGGATACCGGTGAGCGCCGAGCGAGCCAAGGTGCGGGCGCTGTGTTCGCTCATCGCCGAGCGCGCGGCCGCAATGCCGTCCACCAACGGCGTCACCGAGACGACGGCCGCGATATCGTTTCGCGAACCGGCGACTGCCAGTACGTGCCCACCGGCGAGGGACACACCCCACAAGACGACCCGCCTGGGATCAACACCGGGGAGGCGTGCGGCGGTGTTCACGGCAGCGTGATAGTCGCCGATCTGATGGCTGAACGAAACCTGTTGCCGGGGAAAACCGTCGGAGGATCCGAAGCCGCGATAGTCGAACGCGAAGGCGTGCATGCCCGCGTCGGCGAGCCGCGCCGCGAAGGCTTCCAGTCCCGAATCCTTGGTACCGCCCAGACCGTGTGCCATCACCACGACGGGGGCCGGCTCCGTTACCGTCTCCGAATGGTACAGCCATGCATCACAGTCGATTCCGTGGCTGTTGAATCGGATGTTCTGCCGGTTCATGCGGCACCCCTCGCCCGCGCGAGCCCGCGGGGGATCTCTCTGGTTCTCATATCGTGCTCGTAGAGGAAATAGTCCAACTGCTGCGTGTGGCGCGGGCGATCAAGCATGTGCCCGGTGTACTTGCGATGTTCCGCCTCGATCACCTCGTGCATCTCATCGATCGAGGGCAGCAGGTACTTGCCTGCCGCATAGGCGCCCACCAGTCGTGCCTGGCATTCGACGAACGGGAACAAGGATGGAACGGCCTGCGCCAGGCCGACGAAGATCAGGTCGTCCAGTCCGGGTTTGAACATCCGTTTGTACAGGTCGATGCGGTTGTCCGGCGCACTGAGAAATTCCGGATCGAAGAACGGGAAGGTGATGTTGTAACCCGTGGCGAAGATGATCACGTCGAAGTCCGCGGACGTGCCGTCTTCGAAGTGCACGGTGTCACCGTCCAGTCGATCGATGTTCGGCTTGGGAGCGATGTCTCCGGATCCAAGTCGCAGCGGGAGCTCGACGGATTGGGTGAAATGTGCCTCGCCGAATTTATGGTTTGGCATCGGTAGCCCCAACTGATCGGGGCGTCCCGACATGAGGGGCTGCATCATCTGAAAGAGCTTGCGTTGCCATGACATCGGTATGTGTGGGCTGGTGCGGAAGTACTTATCGGCGGGCTGGCCGGCCACGTACTTGGGGACGATCCAGGCGCCGGACCGGGTGGAGAGGGCGACGGTGTTTCCGGTAGCCCGGGACGATAGCTCTACCGCGATATCGGCGGCGCTGTTACCCAGGCCCACCACCAGGATCCGTTTGTCCATGAGATCCAGGGGAGTGCGGGGATCGATGTAGTGGTGAGAGTGCAACGTCGTGCCGGTGAAGGTGCCGGGAAAATCGGGATATCTGGGGTCCCAGTGATGTCCATTGGCGACGACGAGAAGGTCGAACAATCGGCGTTCACCCTTCTGTGTCAGCAGCTCCCAGCCACCGGTTGACAAGCGCTCGGCGTGGACGATGCCGTTCTGAAATTCAATATGGGGCTTGAGGTCAAAGGCCGTCGCGTAGTCCTCCAGGTACTGCTTGATCAGGGTGTGGTGAGGAAAATGTGGGTAGCTGTCGGGCATGGGGAAGTCGCGGAAGGAGAGCTGATGCCGCGAGGTATCGATGTGCAGGGAACGGTACGCACTGCTATGGCCGTTGGGGTTGCCGAATGCCCAGTTTCCGCCAATGCGATCTGACGTTTCGAAACAGGTGTAGGGAATTCCGTAGTCGGACAACATCTTCGCGGACGTCAGTCCGCTGATTCCGGCACCGATGATCGCGGTGTTGGGTCGGGTCATGGGACTCCTTGAGGTCCGGCCGCGGCATTGCGGTCGCTTGTAAACAGTTTCGAAAACTGTTCATCCGAAGTGTACACAGATCTTGAAATGTGTCTACAGCTTGTCTAGATTGAGGGCATGACTGCGGTGTTCGATGAAGGTTCGATACCCGACCCCGATGGCGATTCAGTGGCCGCCCGGCTACTCGACGCTGCCGAGAAGATGTTGGCTGATAAGGGAATTCGGGCAACAACGATGACGGACGTGGCGGAGGAAGCCGGCGTATCGCGTTCCTGGCTGTACCGCCACTTCCCGGACAA
This genomic window from Mycobacteroides chelonae contains:
- the fadD1 gene encoding fatty-acid--CoA ligase FadD1, producing the protein MAETIQQLVRARATDDNVALVYRGATWTWREYVAEADRQAAALIRRADPQRPLHVGTLLGNTPAMAIAMAAAAQGGYILCAINNTRRGEGLVRDIRKADVQLLLVDSEHRPLLESLDLSDVVVIDVDGTGWRRDVEAAGALEPYRTAAALDPFMMIFTSGTSGDPKAVLVTHMMVLVAAQSLVSRFSLCPNDVCYVSMPLFHSNAVLAGWGVATAAGAALAPAKFSASGFLQDIREVRATYMNYVGKPLAYLLATQERPDDADNPLRVAFGNEACDNDIDQFARRFDVEVYDGFGSTENAVIVTREEGTPTGSIGKGFPGVAIYDSDTLIECAVARFDPHGILVNPDEAVGELVNTQGAGFFSGYYNDDEATGERMRHGMYWSGDLAYRDADGWIYLAGRTADWMRINGENLAAAPIERIVQRHPAVSQVAVYAVRDASGSEEVMAALVLREPLTPSGFTAFLAAQEDLPRTGWPRYVRLAPGLPSTATNKVLKRVLISEGLDVGDDELWDRDARGVEYLPWRHPHRSMFPE
- a CDS encoding alpha/beta hydrolase, with the protein product MNRQNIRFNSHGIDCDAWLYHSETVTEPAPVVVMAHGLGGTKDSGLEAFAARLADAGMHAFAFDYRGFGSSDGFPRQQVSFSHQIGDYHAAVNTAARLPGVDPRRVVLWGVSLAGGHVLAVAGSRNDIAAVVSVTPLVDGIAAARSAMSEHSARTLARSALTGIRSRVGRHQQTIPIVGHAGELAALTSDGYYEAHLAIAGPSWRNEIDATVGTQLAAYRPTRHAARINCPTLVQIADFDRAAPPYAAAKAAFKARAEVRHYPCDHFGVYQGQECFDSVVSHQIGFLTRHLGVRSTSLTEAVHG
- a CDS encoding flavin-containing monooxygenase, which encodes MTRPNTAIIGAGISGLTSAKMLSDYGIPYTCFETSDRIGGNWAFGNPNGHSSAYRSLHIDTSRHQLSFRDFPMPDSYPHFPHHTLIKQYLEDYATAFDLKPHIEFQNGIVHAERLSTGGWELLTQKGERRLFDLLVVANGHHWDPRYPDFPGTFTGTTLHSHHYIDPRTPLDLMDKRILVVGLGNSAADIAVELSSRATGNTVALSTRSGAWIVPKYVAGQPADKYFRTSPHIPMSWQRKLFQMMQPLMSGRPDQLGLPMPNHKFGEAHFTQSVELPLRLGSGDIAPKPNIDRLDGDTVHFEDGTSADFDVIIFATGYNITFPFFDPEFLSAPDNRIDLYKRMFKPGLDDLIFVGLAQAVPSLFPFVECQARLVGAYAAGKYLLPSIDEMHEVIEAEHRKYTGHMLDRPRHTQQLDYFLYEHDMRTREIPRGLARARGAA